One segment of Balaenoptera ricei isolate mBalRic1 chromosome 8, mBalRic1.hap2, whole genome shotgun sequence DNA contains the following:
- the AKIP1 gene encoding A-kinase-interacting protein 1 isoform X5, translating into MPSPLTPSPLESALGGAGGGGRRGDRGPGFDPELERGPGGPLTRRCLYVPSQGDMENCLAAAALNGVDRRSLQRSARLGQEVLERAKRRAVDWHSVELPTGSVGVISRERPYRERGPAAGPHRLLPGEREERHPTLSASFRTMAEFMDYTSSQCGKYYSSVPEEGGATHVYRYHRGKSKLHLCSDTGNGQRQDTPLGVGGIRQASECALEASQPAEDISKDLYIEVYPGTYSVTVGVNDLTKKTHVVAVDSGQSVDLVFLI; encoded by the exons ATGCCTTCGCCCCTGACACCGAGCCCGCTGGAGAGCGCGTTGGGCGGAGCCGGGGGCGGCGGTCGCCGGGGAGATCGAGGCCCTGGGTTCGACCCCGAGCTGGAGCGGGGTCCCGGAGGCCCGCTAACCCGCCGGTGTTTGTATGTGCCCTCGCAGGGAGACATGGAGAACTGTTTGGCGGCCGCGGCGCTGAACGGGGTGGACCGACGTTCCCTGCAACGCTCGGCTAGGCTGGGTCAAGAAGTGCTGGAGCGGGCCAAAAGGAGGGCGGTGGACTGGCATTCGGTGGAGCTTCCCACAGGCAGCGTGGGGGTCATTTCCCGGGAGCGGCCCTACAGAGAAAGAGGGCCGGCAGCCGGCCCCCATCGCCTTCTCCCAGGAGAG AGAGAAGAAAGACACCCAACCCTCAGTGCTTCCTTCAGAACAATGGCTGAATTCATGGACTATACTTCAAGTCAGTGTGGG AAATATTATTCATCTGTGCCAGAGGAAGGAGGGGCAACCCACGTCTATCGTTATCACAGAGGGAAGTCGAAGCTGCACTTGTGCTCGGACACTGGGAATGGTCAG AGACAAGACACCCCCCTTGGTGTCGGAGGCATCCGTCAGGCATCAGAGTGTGCACTAGAGGCATCCCAGCCT GCTGAGGACATCTCTAAGGACCTCTACATAGAAGTATATCCAGGGACCTATTCCGTCACTGTGGGTGTAAATGACTTGACCAAGAAGACTCACGTGGTAGCAGTTGATTCAGGACAAAGTGTGGACTTGGTCTTCCTCATATGA
- the AKIP1 gene encoding A-kinase-interacting protein 1 isoform X3, producing the protein MPSPLTPSPLESALGGAGGGGRRGDRGPGFDPELERGPGGPLTRRCLYVPSQGDMENCLAAAALNGVDRRSLQRSARLGQEVLERAKRRAVDWHSVELPTGSVGVISRERPYRERGPAAGPHRLLPGEREERHPTLSASFRTMAEFMDYTSSQCGKYYSSVPEEGGATHVYRYHRGKSKLHLCSDTGNGQAEDISKDLYIEVYPGTYSVTVGVNDLTKKTHVVAVDSGQSVDLVFLI; encoded by the exons ATGCCTTCGCCCCTGACACCGAGCCCGCTGGAGAGCGCGTTGGGCGGAGCCGGGGGCGGCGGTCGCCGGGGAGATCGAGGCCCTGGGTTCGACCCCGAGCTGGAGCGGGGTCCCGGAGGCCCGCTAACCCGCCGGTGTTTGTATGTGCCCTCGCAGGGAGACATGGAGAACTGTTTGGCGGCCGCGGCGCTGAACGGGGTGGACCGACGTTCCCTGCAACGCTCGGCTAGGCTGGGTCAAGAAGTGCTGGAGCGGGCCAAAAGGAGGGCGGTGGACTGGCATTCGGTGGAGCTTCCCACAGGCAGCGTGGGGGTCATTTCCCGGGAGCGGCCCTACAGAGAAAGAGGGCCGGCAGCCGGCCCCCATCGCCTTCTCCCAGGAGAG AGAGAAGAAAGACACCCAACCCTCAGTGCTTCCTTCAGAACAATGGCTGAATTCATGGACTATACTTCAAGTCAGTGTGGG AAATATTATTCATCTGTGCCAGAGGAAGGAGGGGCAACCCACGTCTATCGTTATCACAGAGGGAAGTCGAAGCTGCACTTGTGCTCGGACACTGGGAATGGTCAG GCTGAGGACATCTCTAAGGACCTCTACATAGAAGTATATCCAGGGACCTATTCCGTCACTGTGGGTGTAAATGACTTGACCAAGAAGACTCACGTGGTAGCAGTTGATTCAGGACAAAGTGTGGACTTGGTCTTCCTCATATGA
- the AKIP1 gene encoding A-kinase-interacting protein 1 isoform X4, protein MPSPLTPSPLESALGGAGGGGRRGDRGPGFDPELERGPGGPLTRRCLYVPSQGDMENCLAAAALNGVDRRSLQRSARLGQEVLERAKRRAVDWHSVELPTGSVGVISRERPYRERGPAAGPHRLLPGEREERHPTLSASFRTMAEFMDYTSSQCGKYYSSVPEEGGATHVYRYHRGKSKLHLCSDTGNGQRQDTPLGVGGIRQASECALEASQPLPVCCSINLL, encoded by the exons ATGCCTTCGCCCCTGACACCGAGCCCGCTGGAGAGCGCGTTGGGCGGAGCCGGGGGCGGCGGTCGCCGGGGAGATCGAGGCCCTGGGTTCGACCCCGAGCTGGAGCGGGGTCCCGGAGGCCCGCTAACCCGCCGGTGTTTGTATGTGCCCTCGCAGGGAGACATGGAGAACTGTTTGGCGGCCGCGGCGCTGAACGGGGTGGACCGACGTTCCCTGCAACGCTCGGCTAGGCTGGGTCAAGAAGTGCTGGAGCGGGCCAAAAGGAGGGCGGTGGACTGGCATTCGGTGGAGCTTCCCACAGGCAGCGTGGGGGTCATTTCCCGGGAGCGGCCCTACAGAGAAAGAGGGCCGGCAGCCGGCCCCCATCGCCTTCTCCCAGGAGAG AGAGAAGAAAGACACCCAACCCTCAGTGCTTCCTTCAGAACAATGGCTGAATTCATGGACTATACTTCAAGTCAGTGTGGG AAATATTATTCATCTGTGCCAGAGGAAGGAGGGGCAACCCACGTCTATCGTTATCACAGAGGGAAGTCGAAGCTGCACTTGTGCTCGGACACTGGGAATGGTCAG AGACAAGACACCCCCCTTGGTGTCGGAGGCATCCGTCAGGCATCAGAGTGTGCACTAGAGGCATCCCAGCCT CTTCCAGTGTGTTGCAGTATCAATCTTCTTTGA
- the AKIP1 gene encoding A-kinase-interacting protein 1 isoform X1: protein MPSPLTPSPLESALGGAGGGGRRGDRGPGFDPELERGPGGPLTRRCLYVPSQGDMENCLAAAALNGVDRRSLQRSARLGQEVLERAKRRAVDWHSVELPTGSVGVISRERPYRERGPAAGPHRLLPGEREERHPTLSASFRTMAEFMDYTSSQCGKYYSSVPEEGGATHVYRYHRGKSKLHLCSDTGNGQRQDTPLGVGGIRQASECALEASQPVSTELLGYWAPPPLQFHELIWLLSGSLYWIYSIFKLEYFYPWGQCTTF from the exons ATGCCTTCGCCCCTGACACCGAGCCCGCTGGAGAGCGCGTTGGGCGGAGCCGGGGGCGGCGGTCGCCGGGGAGATCGAGGCCCTGGGTTCGACCCCGAGCTGGAGCGGGGTCCCGGAGGCCCGCTAACCCGCCGGTGTTTGTATGTGCCCTCGCAGGGAGACATGGAGAACTGTTTGGCGGCCGCGGCGCTGAACGGGGTGGACCGACGTTCCCTGCAACGCTCGGCTAGGCTGGGTCAAGAAGTGCTGGAGCGGGCCAAAAGGAGGGCGGTGGACTGGCATTCGGTGGAGCTTCCCACAGGCAGCGTGGGGGTCATTTCCCGGGAGCGGCCCTACAGAGAAAGAGGGCCGGCAGCCGGCCCCCATCGCCTTCTCCCAGGAGAG AGAGAAGAAAGACACCCAACCCTCAGTGCTTCCTTCAGAACAATGGCTGAATTCATGGACTATACTTCAAGTCAGTGTGGG AAATATTATTCATCTGTGCCAGAGGAAGGAGGGGCAACCCACGTCTATCGTTATCACAGAGGGAAGTCGAAGCTGCACTTGTGCTCGGACACTGGGAATGGTCAG AGACAAGACACCCCCCTTGGTGTCGGAGGCATCCGTCAGGCATCAGAGTGTGCACTAGAGGCATCCCAGCCTGTGAGTACAGAGCTTCTAGGGTACTGGGCTCCACCACCACTGCAATTCCATGAACTGATCTGGTTACTATCGGGTTCTTTGTACTGGATCTATAGTATTTTTAAGTTGGAATATTTTTACCCTTGGGGACAGTGTACAACATTTTAG
- the AKIP1 gene encoding A-kinase-interacting protein 1 isoform X2: MPSPLTPSPLESALGGAGGGGRRGDRGPGFDPELERGPGGPLTRRCLYVPSQGDMENCLAAAALNGVDRRSLQRSARLGQEVLERAKRRAVDWHSVELPTGSVGVISRERPYRERGPAAGPHRLLPGEREERHPTLSASFRTMAEFMDYTSSQCGKYYSSVPEEGGATHVYRYHRGKSKLHLCSDTGNGQRQDTPLGVGGIRQASECALEASQPNLLASSLVHLPPAPRGDVEMTASACGSF, encoded by the exons ATGCCTTCGCCCCTGACACCGAGCCCGCTGGAGAGCGCGTTGGGCGGAGCCGGGGGCGGCGGTCGCCGGGGAGATCGAGGCCCTGGGTTCGACCCCGAGCTGGAGCGGGGTCCCGGAGGCCCGCTAACCCGCCGGTGTTTGTATGTGCCCTCGCAGGGAGACATGGAGAACTGTTTGGCGGCCGCGGCGCTGAACGGGGTGGACCGACGTTCCCTGCAACGCTCGGCTAGGCTGGGTCAAGAAGTGCTGGAGCGGGCCAAAAGGAGGGCGGTGGACTGGCATTCGGTGGAGCTTCCCACAGGCAGCGTGGGGGTCATTTCCCGGGAGCGGCCCTACAGAGAAAGAGGGCCGGCAGCCGGCCCCCATCGCCTTCTCCCAGGAGAG AGAGAAGAAAGACACCCAACCCTCAGTGCTTCCTTCAGAACAATGGCTGAATTCATGGACTATACTTCAAGTCAGTGTGGG AAATATTATTCATCTGTGCCAGAGGAAGGAGGGGCAACCCACGTCTATCGTTATCACAGAGGGAAGTCGAAGCTGCACTTGTGCTCGGACACTGGGAATGGTCAG AGACAAGACACCCCCCTTGGTGTCGGAGGCATCCGTCAGGCATCAGAGTGTGCACTAGAGGCATCCCAGCCT AATTTACTGGCCAGTAGTTTGGTccacctgccccccgcccccaggggtGATGTAGAAATGACAGCTTCTGCCTGTGGCTCCTTCTGA
- the C8H11orf16 gene encoding uncharacterized protein C11orf16 homolog isoform X2 produces MGPGKKGSRWLLLQGSDKGCSRGKSLERQGVLLVEFEAPLVTCPGLPAQRQSVVLEEDVIQFSPSVEYSLRLGDKVLALWGPDQQRYGPGTVVLGLEARDPQRASKEEEITVHFWNGRTAPVPLGGVRWVPPAVWKKAVDRLHKPFTTEHPRPLLWAPCCSLVGPVAGCVTGGLPLSTPFLCPPCHPHACCQLMGQGCLCCCPLAGPTWWPLTITSGVTAREHLQAELKPTAQLLPLEDPEEEEAAVQAPMAVSSSSTSSSSEEEDLENKLEMGLPQRLLVDSTGNTAPILLEESPRRQGGLCQPEWRYWRRNGSEPHPRKPGTRLCNIGKEEKGNKQQTVKTAAVGSPRELVLEATGMKPLQILPEEAEHKKLSRGTAAHQGD; encoded by the exons CTGGAGAGGCAGGGAGTCCTGCTGGTGGAATTTGAGGCTCCCCTTGTCACATGCCCAGGGCTGCCAGCCCAGCGGCAGAGTGTGGTCTTGGAGGAAGATGTCATTCAGTTCTCGCCATCCGTGGAATACTCACTGCGACTTGGGGACAAGGTGCTGGCACTCTGGGGACCAGACCAACAGCGCTATGGCCCCGGCACCGTTGTTTTGGGCTTGGAGGCAAGAGACCCCCAGAGAG CAtccaaagaagaagaaattactGTTCACTTCTGGAATGGCAGGACAGCCCCTGTGCCGCTTGGAGGGGTCAGGTGGGTGCCCCCAGCCGTCTGGAAGAAGGCTGTGGACAGGCTGCACAAGCCTTTCACCACGGAGCACCCCAGGCCCCTCCTCTGGGCCCCTTGCTGCTCTCTGGTGGGGCCGGTCGCTGGATGTGTCACCGGCGGGCTTCCTCTGAGCACTCCGTTCCTGTGCCCTCCGTGCCACCCGCATGCCTGCTGCCAGCTGATGGGCCAGGGCTGCCTCTGCTGCTGCCCCTTGGCCGGACCCACCTGGTGGCCTCTAACCATAACCTCAGGGGTCACAGCCAGAGAGCATCTACAGGCGGAGCTGAAGCCCACGGCACAGCTTTTGCCCCTTGAGGATCCTGAGGAGGAAGAAGCAGCAGTGCAGGCTCCCATGGCTGTTTCTTCCTCCTCTACCTCCTCTTCTTCTGAAGAAGAGGATCTGGAGAACAAGCTGGAGATGGGCCTTCCCCAGAGGCTGCTGGTGGACAGCACAGGCAACACGGCCCCCATCCTTCTTGAGGAGTCTCCAAGGAGGCAGGGTGGCCTCTGCCAGCCGGAATGGAGGTACTGGAGGAGAAACGGGTCTGAGCCGCATCCCAGGAAGCCAG GAACAAGACTTTGCAACATCGGGAAAGAGGAGAAGGGCAACAAACAACAGACAGTGAAAACTGCAGCAGTGGGGAGTCCCAGGGAGCTGGTCCTGGAAGCCACTGGCATGAAGCCACTGCAGATCCTGCCAGAGGAAGCTGAACACAAAAAACTGAGTCGGGGTACTGCGGCACATCAGGGGGACTAG